GAATTTTGTCCTTATTTCTGGCGATCTTTATGATGGAAACTGGAAAGATCATAATACAGGACTTTATTTTACTAAACAGATGTCTGAACTTCGAAAAGCCGATATTAAAGTTTTTATTATTGCAGGAAATCACGACGCGCAAAGTGTTATGACAAAATGCCTAAAATTACCAGATAACGTTTATCAATTCTCCACAAAACATCCAGAAACTCAACATCTTGATAATATAGGTGTGGTAATTCATGGACAGGGTTTTCCAACACAAGCAGTCACCCGCGATCTCTCAATGTCATATCCACCAGTTGTATCAAATGCATTAAATATTGGTATGTTGCATACAAGTATAAATGGACGTGAGGGACATGATAATTATGCACCCTGCACAGTTGAAGGTTTAGTACAAAGGGGATATGATTATTGGGCATTGGGGCATGTTCATAACAGGGAGCAGATTGAAGCTGAACAACAAATATGGTTCCCGGGAAATATTCAAGGACGCCACATACAAGAAACTGGTTCAAAGGGTTGTTTACTAGTAACAGTAGACGATTCCAGAGAGGTGAGTGTGGAGTTTCGTGAGTTGGATGTCTTGCGATGGGATAAACTTTATGTTGATGTTTCAAAAGCGCAGAATCCTGATGATTGTCTTGATTTCTTTCGTAATCAGTTGTCGAATAGACTTAAGAAAAGTAATGGACACATATATGCCCTGCGAGTAATTGTTACCGGCGAGAGTGTGGCCCATGAATCAATCTCGTCCCGCCCCACAAGTTTCCTTAATGATATAAGGTCGATAGCTATCGATCATGGTGATGGTAATGTCTGGATTGAAAAACTGGTTATAAGTACCCGCCCTGATATGATGTACGACAAGGTACAATTAGAAGGACCACTTGGGGAATTATCGCAGATTTTTGATTCATTTCACACTGACGAATCAGCACTTAAAGAACTAATTAATGAACTTGATCCTCTAATAAAAAAGCTGCCTCATGAACTCTGTGAAGGTATGAAATCTCTTGATATGGAAAAGCCTGAAAAAATGAAGGTAATCCTGAGACAGGTTCAGCCTATGCTTTTAACAAAGTTACGAGATCCGGAGGCCACATTATGAGGATTCAGAAACTATACCTGGATGCTTTTGGGCCTTTTACAAATTATCCCCTAGATTTATCGAATGGCAAAGAAGGTCTCCACATCATCTACGGCCCAAATGAAGCCGGTAAAAGTTCTGCTCTTCGTGCTATTTCACAGCTTCTTTTCGGCATTCCTCCTCGTTCAACCGACGACTTCGTTCACCCCCATAATTCTATGTGTATTGGAGGAACAATAAGCGATGGAGTACGGACTCTGAATATTAATCGAAGAAAAGGAAATAAAGGCACACTCAGAAATAGGGATACCGATGAAGTTTTAGAAGAATCTGCACTTGATCTTTTCCTTGGTGGAATAAATAAGGAAACATTTGAAATTGTTTTTGGCCTGAGCCATAATAATCTGGTTCAAGGCGGTCGGGATATAGTAGAGGGTAAGGGCAATGTGGGTGAAGCGCTTTTTGCTGCATCGGCAGGACTTGGGAATCCAAGAATAGTTCTGGAGAGCTTAAAAAAAGAAGCTGAAGAACTGTTCAAACCATCAGGTTCAAAACCAAAGATCAATGCTTCGATAAGCAAACTCAGCGAAGTTCGCAAAAACCTTAAAACAAAACAACTGCGCCCTAGTGATTGGAGTGATAAGGATAAGGAACTCCATCTTGCAATTGAGTCAAGAGATAATATTGAGAGAATTATTCGTGAGACAAGGGCTGAAAAAAACCGGTTTAAACGAATGTTGGATGCTTCCCCGTATGTCGCAAAATATTCTGAACTTATGGAGCAGTTGAGGCCGGTTGCCAATGCTCACTTGTTGCCCGAAGATTTTGACGATAAATTCAGAGATTTGCTTAATAAAGAAGAAAAAGTTTTGGGAATGAAGCAAGTTGCAGATGAAGATTTGAAATCATACGAAGAAGCCTTGGATAAACTTTCAATCAATGAAACAGTTTTAATCCAGGAAAATGAAATAGAACATTTATACAAACTTTATGCAACTAATACAAAAGCTTTGCGTGACAGCCATGAAATCCTTGAACCGCAACTTCATCTTCTTGAAAAACAGGCGATTGAAACCCTCGAACTATTTCGTCTCGGCGTAAAAGTGGATGCAATACCTTCTTTGCGGATTAAACCATCATTGCGTAGCCGTATTATCGATTTGGGACAAAAGAATGTATCTGTTAAGAATCGTTTTGATGACGCGGTGGATTCTCTCGAAAAGTTGAAAATTAGAAGAAGTAGTGTTATGGCTTCATTAGAAAATATAGAACTACTTGCAGATCCGGATGAACTGGAAAAAACAATTAAGCGTATTCGCAAATCAGGTGATATAGAAGAACGTATTCGTGAAAAACAAAAAAATGCCCTTGTTGCTAAAGATGATATTTTAGTGGGAATTACTCGACTCGGGTTGTGGAATGGTGCTATGGAAGAACTGGAATTATTGGCTATACCATCTTCCGAGACTATTGAACGATTCAGAGGAGAATATGCGCGATTAGACAATGATCTTAAAAAATCAAACGACCGAAAAAATGAAACCGAAGATGAGTACAATAAAGTTGTAGGCCAAATATCCGATCTCAAGCAGGAACATAACATACCTAATGAAATATTACTTCGCGAGTATCGAAATAGTCGAAACTCCTGCTGGCGACTTGTACGTCAGGAATGGGAAAATGTAACTCCTCCAGGAAGATTACAAACACAAAATGTAAGTCAGGTTCTTACGAAACTTGGTGTGCCGGAAAAAACGATGGAAAATCTTGCTGATACTTATGAGTTTATCACTTTGGAGACGGACGGTGTTTCCGATAGATTAAGGACCGAGGCCGATCGAGTGGCAAAACTCGCACAGTTGGAGGCAAGGAAAGTCAGCCTCAAGAAAAAAAATGAGGATTTAGTCATTGAACATAACAATATAGAAGCTGAATATAAAAAATGTGAAATGGCTTGGAGTGAGTTATGGAGTCCTCTCGGAATTGAAACACGGTCTCCTAAAG
The genomic region above belongs to Candidatus Latescibacter sp. and contains:
- a CDS encoding DNA repair exonuclease codes for the protein MIKFIHAADIHLDSPLCGLSRYDGAPEEEIRQSTRKALENLVANAIEDKVNFVLISGDLYDGNWKDHNTGLYFTKQMSELRKADIKVFIIAGNHDAQSVMTKCLKLPDNVYQFSTKHPETQHLDNIGVVIHGQGFPTQAVTRDLSMSYPPVVSNALNIGMLHTSINGREGHDNYAPCTVEGLVQRGYDYWALGHVHNREQIEAEQQIWFPGNIQGRHIQETGSKGCLLVTVDDSREVSVEFRELDVLRWDKLYVDVSKAQNPDDCLDFFRNQLSNRLKKSNGHIYALRVIVTGESVAHESISSRPTSFLNDIRSIAIDHGDGNVWIEKLVISTRPDMMYDKVQLEGPLGELSQIFDSFHTDESALKELINELDPLIKKLPHELCEGMKSLDMEKPEKMKVILRQVQPMLLTKLRDPEATL
- a CDS encoding AAA family ATPase, whose amino-acid sequence is MRIQKLYLDAFGPFTNYPLDLSNGKEGLHIIYGPNEAGKSSALRAISQLLFGIPPRSTDDFVHPHNSMCIGGTISDGVRTLNINRRKGNKGTLRNRDTDEVLEESALDLFLGGINKETFEIVFGLSHNNLVQGGRDIVEGKGNVGEALFAASAGLGNPRIVLESLKKEAEELFKPSGSKPKINASISKLSEVRKNLKTKQLRPSDWSDKDKELHLAIESRDNIERIIRETRAEKNRFKRMLDASPYVAKYSELMEQLRPVANAHLLPEDFDDKFRDLLNKEEKVLGMKQVADEDLKSYEEALDKLSINETVLIQENEIEHLYKLYATNTKALRDSHEILEPQLHLLEKQAIETLELFRLGVKVDAIPSLRIKPSLRSRIIDLGQKNVSVKNRFDDAVDSLEKLKIRRSSVMASLENIELLADPDELEKTIKRIRKSGDIEERIREKQKNALVAKDDILVGITRLGLWNGAMEELELLAIPSSETIERFRGEYARLDNDLKKSNDRKNETEDEYNKVVGQISDLKQEHNIPNEILLREYRNSRNSCWRLVRQEWENVTPPGRLQTQNVSQVLTKLGVPEKTMENLADTYEFITLETDGVSDRLRTEADRVAKLAQLEARKVSLKKKNEDLVIEHNNIEAEYKKCEMAWSELWSPLGIETRSPKEMAQWARNQKELADSIGEFRSLMAEINKFESLMKNNLNELRIDLESLDKTVNRNDESLAVLLDRAESKVSLYKKKIEERTQLEKTLKSLDTKEIPEAELSVAESKEKLAAWVNEWAEAMNALGENNNISPSEANAIVQQIDNLTVLYDRIDGFKTRIDQINEEDRHFRDEVRKLVKVVEIDTAGLSEEHAIQKLYNELKNNRSSKSEFDTLRNQSAQAKKRIGDSKDKLTQIREGIAALCREAQVKDRDELDPAWKRSVERLKYEQEIDSIKENLIGLSLGLSLGEFIEIVKNENIDAIEPALLQLDEKIRNHENELKVVSEKIGSISKELEQMDGSAVAAQLEEDAQSLLAEISTNTEQYARLKISEIILARAIEQYRMKNQGPLLNRAGEIFSGLTLGSFDRLRTDFGSNDEDILVGIRSGEKGSVEVPGMSDGTADQLYLALRLASLERYFDNHPPIPFILDDILVNFDNERATATLKMLADLSQHTQIIFFTHHRHIVDIAKENINENIFYTYDLC